A single Methanocaldococcus bathoardescens DNA region contains:
- a CDS encoding TIGR00288 family NYN domain-containing protein gives MWKKLESLTSKIYEKARKRKGEHKIALLIDGPNMLRKEFNIDLDKIREVLSEFGDIVIGRVYLNQYASDKLIEAVINQGFEPKISAGDVDVEMAVDATELVFNPNIDTIAYVTRDADFLPAIRKAKERGKKVIVIGAEPGFSTALQNIADYVIKIGEEFQLDREKLEKKKKSKFLKVEEKQENKEVDNEKEE, from the coding sequence ATGTGGAAAAAGTTGGAAAGTTTGACAAGTAAAATTTACGAAAAGGCGAGAAAAAGAAAGGGAGAACACAAAATTGCACTATTAATTGATGGTCCAAACATGCTTAGAAAAGAATTTAATATTGATTTGGATAAAATTAGAGAAGTTTTAAGTGAATTTGGTGATATTGTTATTGGTAGAGTTTATTTAAATCAATATGCATCAGATAAGTTAATAGAGGCTGTTATAAATCAAGGTTTTGAGCCAAAAATATCTGCTGGAGATGTAGATGTTGAAATGGCTGTTGATGCTACTGAGCTCGTGTTTAATCCAAATATAGACACCATTGCCTATGTAACAAGAGATGCTGACTTTCTTCCAGCAATCAGAAAGGCAAAAGAAAGGGGGAAAAAGGTTATAGTCATAGGAGCTGAACCAGGATTTTCAACAGCTTTACAGAATATTGCCGATTACGTAATTAAAATTGGGGAAGAATTTCAATTAGATAGAGAAAAATTAGAGAAAAAGAAGAAAAGTAAATTTTTAAAGGTTGAAGAAAAACAGGAAAATAAAGAAGTAGATAATGAAAAAGAAGAATAA
- the dph2 gene encoding diphthamide biosynthesis enzyme Dph2: MFDLETERVIKEIENLNKKNPKVVFQAPEGLKLPIEKEIEKIKKYFKEKGKNVEIYLWGGSCFGACDLIDNYIKNLNVDLIVHYGHEKLSYAEPEIKTLFIPAYHVFDKDEEEKILNDIKNFIEKHENEGKKVAIATTIQYKKLLKDFNPSIILGCRGEVKEGDVILFVGTGRFHPLMIAYKYQREVFIYNPVSKCFDKISEEEINKFIKKRILAVSKLMLNKPKKVGVVLSTKKGQCRKNVFDEIIKLLEENNINYIPIVVDNLSPEILFYDVDCYIIVACPRIVLDDYILYKKPIYTPEEFKLFLKNSFEYKFDEIKEDDF, encoded by the coding sequence ATGTTTGATTTAGAAACAGAAAGAGTTATAAAAGAAATCGAAAATTTAAATAAAAAGAATCCAAAAGTGGTTTTTCAAGCTCCAGAAGGTTTAAAACTACCTATTGAAAAAGAAATTGAAAAAATTAAAAAATATTTTAAAGAGAAAGGAAAAAATGTTGAAATATATCTATGGGGCGGTAGTTGCTTTGGTGCCTGTGATTTAATAGACAACTATATTAAAAACTTAAATGTTGATTTAATTGTCCATTACGGGCATGAAAAACTAAGCTACGCAGAGCCAGAGATTAAAACTCTCTTTATTCCTGCATATCACGTATTTGATAAAGATGAAGAAGAAAAAATTCTAAATGACATAAAAAACTTTATAGAAAAACATGAAAATGAAGGAAAAAAAGTTGCTATAGCAACAACCATCCAATATAAAAAACTTTTAAAGGATTTCAATCCAAGTATAATTTTAGGTTGTAGAGGGGAAGTTAAAGAAGGGGATGTTATATTATTTGTTGGAACTGGAAGATTTCATCCTTTAATGATTGCTTACAAGTATCAAAGAGAGGTTTTCATATATAACCCTGTTTCCAAGTGTTTTGATAAGATATCTGAAGAAGAGATTAATAAATTTATAAAAAAGAGAATTTTGGCAGTGTCCAAATTAATGCTAAATAAACCAAAAAAGGTTGGAGTTGTTTTATCAACAAAAAAAGGACAGTGTAGGAAAAATGTCTTTGATGAAATTATAAAATTATTGGAAGAAAATAATATCAACTATATCCCAATAGTTGTTGATAATCTCTCTCCAGAAATTTTATTCTATGATGTTGATTGCTATATAATAGTCGCATGCCCAAGAATCGTGTTAGATGATTATATCCTATACAAAAAACCAATTTATACTCCAGAAGAGTTTAAACTCTTCCTAAAAAATAGCTTTGAATATAAGTTTGATGAGATTAAAGAGGATGATTTTTAA